The Sulfolobus acidocaldarius DSM 639 genome has a window encoding:
- a CDS encoding helix-turn-helix domain-containing protein, which produces MGAGDVKKPINVTLILQNHPCLVMKLFEEMNVKAEINNVKMRESVTDHIATLKLTEKLLKELKERRSKTLRISENSVWIRTEGCQVCKILYVSDAVVEKVKVVGSDAVMYKLIVPNLLSLKSLIDELNKIGVKAMVGSISELDEEQLTERQLEILKLSYKMGFFDVDRRITMTELAEKLGIKAPTLEEILRRALRKAVKYYLDKKG; this is translated from the coding sequence ATGGGTGCTGGTGATGTAAAGAAACCTATAAATGTTACACTTATTCTACAGAATCACCCCTGCTTAGTTATGAAATTATTTGAAGAGATGAATGTAAAGGCGGAAATTAACAATGTGAAGATGAGGGAAAGTGTTACTGACCACATTGCAACCTTAAAGTTAACTGAAAAGTTGCTTAAGGAGTTGAAAGAAAGAAGGTCAAAAACCTTGAGGATAAGTGAAAATAGCGTCTGGATCAGGACTGAAGGTTGCCAGGTATGTAAAATCCTTTATGTAAGTGACGCTGTAGTTGAGAAAGTGAAAGTTGTAGGAAGTGATGCAGTTATGTATAAACTAATTGTTCCAAATCTACTCTCTCTGAAGAGTCTTATAGATGAGCTCAACAAGATAGGTGTAAAGGCTATGGTAGGTAGCATATCTGAGCTAGATGAAGAGCAACTGACAGAAAGGCAATTGGAGATATTGAAATTATCATATAAGATGGGTTTCTTTGATGTAGACAGAAGAATAACCATGACGGAATTAGCTGAAAAACTTGGGATCAAGGCTCCTACTTTGGAAGAGATACTGAGAAGGGCTCTACGAAAGGCAGTTAAGTATTATCTAGATAAAAAAGGATAA